From the genome of Ptychodera flava strain L36383 chromosome 20, AS_Pfla_20210202, whole genome shotgun sequence, one region includes:
- the LOC139119815 gene encoding uncharacterized protein isoform X1, with translation MKMSDTDRRYRVEFQDNLAILWMNDGENRYNNESLTHLHEALDTVVQNTKAEALITVGVGKFYSNGMDLNWLGQQDTKTLEVYYRLLHQLYIRILTFPMPTIAAINGHCYAAGGILALCHDFRIMRTKRGWFCLPEVHINRPFKYPTRILMRHKIPAGPLMRDIVILGKRYTSEELLPTGMLDGVTDESQLLDDAKKLAVKAIGKDGYDRNILQKMKESVYEDVLEAFNYTTLQGHNLPQHRGKLEPTSKL, from the exons ATGAAAATGTCAGACACGGATCGCAGGTACAGGGTAGAATTTCAGGATAACCTTGCCATACTTTGGATGAATGATGGTGAAAATCGGTATAACAACGAGTCATTGACCCATCTGCATGAGGCCCTTGATACTGTAGTACA GAACACGAAAGCAGAGGCACTCATCACCGTCGGTGTCGGCAAGTTTTACAGCAATGGTATGGACTTGAATTGGCTGGGACAACAGGATACAAAAACACTGGAAGTTTATTATAGACTGCTTCATCAACTCTACATACGTATCCTGACATTTCCAATGCCAACCATTGCAGCAATAAATG GACACTGTTATGCAGCTGGTGGTATTCTTGCACTTTGTCATGACTTCCGTATCATGAGAACTAAAAGAGGGTGGTTTTGTTTGCCAGAAGTTCACATCAACAGACCATTTAAGTATCCAACGAGGATTCTTATGAG GCACAAAATACCTGCTGGACCATTGATGAGAGATATTGTGATACTTGGTAAACGGTACACCTCTGAAGAACTCTTGCCCACTGGAATGCTTGATGGTGTGACAGATGAAAGTCAGTTATTGGATGATGCAAAGAAATTGGCCGTCAAAGCTATAG GTAAAGATGGATATGACAGGAATATTCTACAGAAAATGAAGGAATCCGTCTATGAAGATGTTCTGGAAGCTTTCAATTATACAACTTTGCAGGGTCATAATTTACCACAGCACAGAGGCAAATTGGAACCGACATCAAAATTATAG
- the LOC139119815 gene encoding uncharacterized protein isoform X2, with translation MKMSDTDRRNTKAEALITVGVGKFYSNGMDLNWLGQQDTKTLEVYYRLLHQLYIRILTFPMPTIAAINGHCYAAGGILALCHDFRIMRTKRGWFCLPEVHINRPFKYPTRILMRHKIPAGPLMRDIVILGKRYTSEELLPTGMLDGVTDESQLLDDAKKLAVKAIGKDGYDRNILQKMKESVYEDVLEAFNYTTLQGHNLPQHRGKLEPTSKL, from the exons ATGAAAATGTCAGACACGGATCGCAG GAACACGAAAGCAGAGGCACTCATCACCGTCGGTGTCGGCAAGTTTTACAGCAATGGTATGGACTTGAATTGGCTGGGACAACAGGATACAAAAACACTGGAAGTTTATTATAGACTGCTTCATCAACTCTACATACGTATCCTGACATTTCCAATGCCAACCATTGCAGCAATAAATG GACACTGTTATGCAGCTGGTGGTATTCTTGCACTTTGTCATGACTTCCGTATCATGAGAACTAAAAGAGGGTGGTTTTGTTTGCCAGAAGTTCACATCAACAGACCATTTAAGTATCCAACGAGGATTCTTATGAG GCACAAAATACCTGCTGGACCATTGATGAGAGATATTGTGATACTTGGTAAACGGTACACCTCTGAAGAACTCTTGCCCACTGGAATGCTTGATGGTGTGACAGATGAAAGTCAGTTATTGGATGATGCAAAGAAATTGGCCGTCAAAGCTATAG GTAAAGATGGATATGACAGGAATATTCTACAGAAAATGAAGGAATCCGTCTATGAAGATGTTCTGGAAGCTTTCAATTATACAACTTTGCAGGGTCATAATTTACCACAGCACAGAGGCAAATTGGAACCGACATCAAAATTATAG